The nucleotide sequence TCACATAAAACCAGGCATCACAGGATGGGCTCAGGTTAATGGACGCAATGCTATTACGTGGGAGCAAAAGTTTATTTTCGATGTTTTTTATGTCAATAACATTAGTTTTACTCTTGATCTTAAAATCTTTCTTCTAACCATAAAAAAAGTGCTAAAGTCTGAAGGAATCAATACGATAGGAGTGGCAACTACAGAAAGTTTTAAAGGGAATGATAATGAGTAAAGATCTATATATATTAGGTGCAGGCGGACATTCTAAAGTTGTTATAGAAATTGCAGAAGATCTAGGTTATAAAATAATTTCTATATTGGATGATAATCCTTCTGTTGAGAATATTTTCCAATATAAGGTTGTTCATAGTTCAGACAATAGCACTATTTCTGAAAACGTTTTTTTTGCAGTTGGAAATAATATCAATAGAAAAAAAATTGCCTCCAGGTTTCTTGCTCCTGAGTTAAATCTTATCCATCCTTCAGCGGTGGTTTCTAAAAGAACAACTTTTGGCTATGGCAACGCAGTGATGGCGGGGGTGGTTATTAACTCTTCGGTAAAAATCGGGAATCATTGTATTATAAATACATCAGCTTGTATAGATCACGATTGCAAAATAGATGATTTTGTGCATATCTCACCTAATGCTTCATTAGCAGGCAATGTGAGAGTAATGGAAGGTGCTCATGTAGGGATTGGTGCTACTGTGAAGCAAGATATCACTATAGGAAAATGGTCTGTTGTAGGTGCAGGTGCAGTTGTAATAAATGATGTTCCTAATAATGCAGTGGTTGTGGGTAATCCTGCCAGATTATTGATTAAGAAAAAATAACTTTCTAAATAGTTTTTCTAATATTATGTTAAATAGTTTTAACTTTGTCTAGAAATTAAACTTTTCATAATATAAACTATTTTTATTACAATCAGTAAATGAAATCTAAAATTTGGCTTTCATCGCCGCACATGGGCGGAGGGGAAATGAAGTATGTACAGGAGGCGTTCGATCAAAATTGGGTGGCGCCACTGGGGAAAAATGTCGATGAATTTGAAAATGCCATTCAAGAATTTATAGAAGAAGATAAATTTGTTGCAGCACTGAGTTCAGGAACAGCAGCTTTGCACTTAGCACTTATACAATTGGGTGTAGGATATGGTGATGAAGTTATTTGCCAATCCTTCACATTTTCAGCATCAGCAAATCCTATAAAATATCTTGGAGCTAATCCTGTTTTTGTAGATTCGGATCCGGTAAATTGGAATATGTCACCATTTTTTCTAGAAGAAGCAATAAAGGACAGAATTTCAAAAAACAAAAAACCCAAAGCTGTTATAATAGTTCATCTCTATGGTATGCCAGCATTGATGGATGAAATTACAGCAATCTGTTCTAAATATGAGATTCCGTTGATTGAAGATAGTGCGGAAGCATTAGGTTCTATTTATAAAAATAAAAAATGTGGAACTTTTGGCGATTTTGCTATTTTATCTTTTAATGGAAATAAAATCATAACAACATCTGGAGGGGGTGCATTAGTTGGTCCTACAAAAGAAACTAAAGAGAAAACAATTTTTCTATCAACTCAGGCTAGAGACAATGCTCCACATTATCAGCATTCCGAAATAGGATATAATTATAGGTTAAGTAATATATGTGCTGGAATAGGTAGGGGACAGATGGAGGTGCTTTCCGACCGCATTCAGCAAAGAAGAGCCGTAAATGACTTTTACAAGGATGTTTTTTCAAATATTGACGCTGTAAACCTTTTTTCAGAGGCTAGTTCAGATTTTTTTTCCAATCATTGGCTTTCCAGTATTACGATAGATAAAAAAGTAACCACACGAACGAATCAAGAATTAATGGCAGCTTTTGCCGAGGAGAATATAGAAACGCGTCCTTTGTGGAAACCTATGCACCTTCAACCTGTTTTTAATGATTGTCAATATTTTGGCGAAACTGTTTCTGAAGAATTATTTACAGCAGGTTTATGTCTGCCTTCAGGATCAAATATTACCAACGACGATAAAAACAGAATTTATGAGGTCATAAGTAATTACCAATTTTAATAATTAATAACCGAAAATGAATAAGGTTAAAAATGCCGGCAAATTATCATTAAGTGATAGTGTTTTAGAACTTTTTGATCTAAAATTTTTACCACGGTGGGTGATACTTGTTATTGATATATTACTGTTGCTAATGTCACTTTTGGTTTCGCATCTCCTTATTTTGGAGTTAAATGTGAAGCATTATAATGTCTTTCCTCTTTTTTATGTTTTTTTAGCTATCATAGGAACTAATGTTCTGTATATGTATATCTTCAAAACATATCTTGGGGTGATAAGGCATTCTACATTTGTAGATCTTTTTAAGATTTTTATGGCTAATCTAAGCTGTGTTTTAACTATATTAATCATAAACTATTCCTATTATATTACTTTTCAGAAAAAGCTAATACTCGTTCCGTTTCTAGGGCTTTATTTTGCTATTTCCTGCCTCTTCTTATTTGTTTTCAGATTATGTGTGAAAGGCATTTTTAACATAATAAAGG is from Epilithonimonas vandammei and encodes:
- a CDS encoding acetyltransferase, producing MSKDLYILGAGGHSKVVIEIAEDLGYKIISILDDNPSVENIFQYKVVHSSDNSTISENVFFAVGNNINRKKIASRFLAPELNLIHPSAVVSKRTTFGYGNAVMAGVVINSSVKIGNHCIINTSACIDHDCKIDDFVHISPNASLAGNVRVMEGAHVGIGATVKQDITIGKWSVVGAGAVVINDVPNNAVVVGNPARLLIKKK
- a CDS encoding aminotransferase class I/II-fold pyridoxal phosphate-dependent enzyme; protein product: MKSKIWLSSPHMGGGEMKYVQEAFDQNWVAPLGKNVDEFENAIQEFIEEDKFVAALSSGTAALHLALIQLGVGYGDEVICQSFTFSASANPIKYLGANPVFVDSDPVNWNMSPFFLEEAIKDRISKNKKPKAVIIVHLYGMPALMDEITAICSKYEIPLIEDSAEALGSIYKNKKCGTFGDFAILSFNGNKIITTSGGGALVGPTKETKEKTIFLSTQARDNAPHYQHSEIGYNYRLSNICAGIGRGQMEVLSDRIQQRRAVNDFYKDVFSNIDAVNLFSEASSDFFSNHWLSSITIDKKVTTRTNQELMAAFAEENIETRPLWKPMHLQPVFNDCQYFGETVSEELFTAGLCLPSGSNITNDDKNRIYEVISNYQF